In Acidiphilium acidophilum, one genomic interval encodes:
- a CDS encoding Maf family protein translates to MQVTLVLASSSPRRLDLLRQIGIIPDRIVSPDIDETPQPHEVPRSLAARLARAKLDSAAIPGSFTIAADTVVGLGSRILPKAETEAEARQCLTMLSGRRHKVYSAVAVAGPDGRIAMRTVASVVAFARLEAGAIEHYITSGEWRGKAGGYAIQGRAAGFIDFLSGSYTGVVGLPLHETLNLLRGLGWRAP, encoded by the coding sequence ATTCAAGTAACGCTGGTCCTCGCCTCGTCGAGCCCGCGCCGGCTCGATCTGCTGCGCCAGATCGGGATCATCCCGGACCGTATCGTCAGCCCCGACATCGATGAAACGCCGCAGCCTCATGAGGTGCCGCGCAGCCTCGCCGCGCGCCTCGCCCGCGCGAAACTCGATAGTGCCGCCATCCCCGGTTCATTCACCATCGCAGCCGATACGGTCGTCGGTCTCGGCAGCCGCATCCTGCCCAAGGCCGAGACCGAGGCAGAGGCGCGGCAGTGCCTCACGATGCTTTCGGGGCGGCGTCACAAAGTGTATTCCGCGGTCGCGGTCGCGGGCCCCGATGGAAGGATCGCGATGCGAACCGTCGCCAGCGTCGTCGCCTTCGCGCGGCTCGAAGCGGGTGCGATCGAGCATTACATCACGAGCGGCGAGTGGCGCGGCAAGGCCGGTGGCTACGCGATCCAGGGGCGCGCCGCCGGTTTCATCGATTTCCTGTCGGGGTCCTATACCGGCGTGGTCGGCCTGCCGCTGCACGAAACCCTGAACCTCCTGCGCGGCCTCGGCTGGCGCGCGCCGTGA
- a CDS encoding glycosyltransferase family 2 protein, whose amino-acid sequence MTHQSQLRPLAPQVSRPRGRSGWRSPGTWLAALATAGATFGIWAALNRPVDNMPAYRGEIGGFAFSPFHAGESPQSNVYPTIRQIDSDLALVATKTHNIRTYTVQNDLGDIPALAAKYHLNVTVGAWIDQHPKANEAELHKVVKVANANADVKAVMVGNEVILRRNLTVPELAADIDYVKKRVHVPVSTAEPWHVWLHHPELAKSVDFITVHLLPYWEGVPEPDAVKYALYRLHEVEKRFPGKKVVIGEIGWPSDGIDIGGARASRVLQANFMRTFFNVAQKDHLHYFVMEAFDQPWKTSFEGRAAGYWGLWSLSREMKYSLTGPVLPNRAWLPWAAGAALLGLMITLGLLSRRPDMRVIGKVIFAVLVQGFGTALAMLLMTMGETYLSWSAAAVWSTLALGQGLLLFLLIADSFDLTETLFGRVRKRHFEPVPAPHGMKLPKVSLHLPICNEPADMVKQTLNALAALDYENYEVLVIDNNTRDSAVWEPVAAHCARLGSKFRFFTLGQYPGYKAGALNFALRETAPDAEIVGVLDSDYIVDPDWLRCMVPAFADPVVGFTQSPQDYRDNDGSIFKRMMFWEYAGFFQIGMVNRNERNAIIQHGTMTLIRTEALKKDGGWAEWCITEDSELGMRLFRDGYEAVYSKRSFGRGVMPDDFNAFRKQRYRWAYGAMRITRAHWKALLSPFDRTLTLGQRWHFVTGWLPWMGDALGLAFLFLGLAWSAGLILDPVRFEFPIILFMLPSIGLFVFKIVQILALYSARVKCGLGDRIGAAVAGLALSHTIGKAVWKGLFSNKLPFLRTPKMKDAPALVQGLVMAREELVLLALTWGALLGVGFGHHWATPESKLWCLVLFTQSLPYLASVSVSIIAALPARSVKALPAPAHVALPVSRMPISARSAAGIEPAPSLPDRVGIPVQPIAIGWRNAAVNRSRAIFTGPSRVPCSITTAAAKRGRSTGA is encoded by the coding sequence ATGACGCATCAATCCCAGCTTCGTCCTCTCGCCCCTCAGGTCAGCCGGCCACGCGGCCGTTCCGGCTGGCGCAGCCCGGGCACCTGGCTGGCTGCGCTGGCGACGGCGGGGGCGACATTCGGCATCTGGGCGGCGCTCAATCGCCCGGTCGACAACATGCCGGCGTATCGCGGCGAAATCGGCGGCTTTGCCTTCTCGCCCTTCCATGCCGGGGAAAGCCCGCAGAGCAACGTGTACCCGACGATCAGGCAGATCGACTCCGATCTCGCGCTGGTCGCGACGAAAACCCACAACATCCGCACCTACACGGTGCAGAACGACCTCGGCGACATTCCGGCCCTCGCCGCGAAATATCACCTGAACGTCACGGTGGGCGCGTGGATCGACCAGCACCCCAAGGCCAACGAGGCCGAACTGCACAAGGTGGTCAAGGTTGCCAACGCGAATGCCGACGTCAAGGCCGTCATGGTCGGCAACGAGGTGATCCTGCGGCGTAACCTGACCGTGCCGGAACTCGCCGCCGATATCGACTACGTCAAAAAGCGCGTGCATGTGCCGGTCTCCACCGCCGAGCCGTGGCATGTCTGGCTGCATCACCCGGAACTGGCCAAATCGGTCGATTTCATCACCGTGCATCTGCTGCCCTACTGGGAAGGCGTGCCGGAACCCGATGCGGTGAAATATGCCCTGTACCGGCTGCATGAGGTCGAGAAGCGGTTTCCCGGCAAGAAAGTGGTGATCGGCGAGATCGGCTGGCCGTCGGACGGGATCGACATCGGCGGCGCGCGCGCCTCGCGGGTGTTGCAGGCGAATTTCATGCGCACGTTCTTCAACGTCGCGCAGAAGGATCATCTGCATTATTTCGTCATGGAAGCGTTCGACCAGCCCTGGAAGACCAGCTTCGAAGGCCGCGCCGCCGGGTATTGGGGCCTCTGGTCGCTCTCGCGGGAGATGAAATATTCGCTGACCGGCCCGGTCCTGCCGAACCGCGCCTGGCTGCCCTGGGCGGCCGGGGCTGCGCTGCTCGGGCTGATGATCACGCTCGGCCTGCTGTCGCGCCGGCCGGACATGCGGGTGATCGGCAAGGTCATTTTCGCGGTGCTGGTTCAGGGGTTCGGCACGGCGCTGGCCATGCTGCTGATGACGATGGGCGAGACCTATCTTTCATGGTCGGCGGCGGCGGTGTGGAGCACCCTCGCGCTGGGCCAGGGCCTGCTGCTGTTCCTGCTGATCGCGGATAGTTTCGACCTCACCGAAACCCTGTTCGGCCGGGTGCGCAAGCGCCATTTCGAGCCGGTTCCGGCACCGCACGGCATGAAACTGCCCAAGGTCTCGCTGCATCTGCCGATCTGCAACGAACCGGCCGACATGGTGAAGCAGACGCTGAACGCCCTCGCCGCGCTCGATTACGAGAATTACGAAGTGCTGGTGATCGACAACAACACCAGGGACAGCGCGGTGTGGGAGCCGGTGGCGGCACATTGCGCGCGGCTGGGCTCGAAATTCCGGTTCTTCACCCTCGGCCAGTATCCCGGCTACAAGGCGGGCGCCCTGAACTTCGCCCTGCGCGAAACCGCGCCGGATGCCGAAATCGTCGGTGTGCTCGACTCCGATTACATCGTCGATCCGGACTGGCTGCGCTGCATGGTCCCCGCCTTCGCCGACCCGGTGGTGGGCTTCACCCAGTCGCCGCAGGATTACCGCGACAATGACGGCTCGATCTTCAAGCGCATGATGTTCTGGGAATATGCCGGGTTCTTCCAGATCGGCATGGTCAACCGCAACGAGCGCAACGCGATCATCCAGCACGGCACCATGACCCTCATCCGCACCGAGGCCCTGAAAAAGGATGGCGGCTGGGCGGAGTGGTGCATCACCGAGGACAGCGAACTGGGGATGCGGCTGTTCCGCGACGGCTACGAGGCGGTCTATTCCAAACGCAGCTTCGGGCGCGGCGTGATGCCTGATGACTTCAACGCCTTCCGCAAACAGCGCTATCGCTGGGCCTATGGCGCGATGCGGATCACCCGCGCGCATTGGAAAGCCCTGCTCTCGCCGTTCGACCGCACGCTCACGCTCGGCCAGCGCTGGCATTTCGTGACCGGCTGGCTGCCGTGGATGGGCGATGCGCTCGGCCTCGCCTTCCTGTTCCTCGGTCTCGCCTGGTCGGCCGGGCTGATCCTCGACCCCGTGCGGTTCGAATTTCCGATCATCCTGTTCATGCTGCCCTCGATCGGTCTGTTCGTCTTCAAGATCGTGCAGATCCTCGCCCTCTATTCGGCGCGGGTGAAGTGCGGGCTGGGCGACCGGATCGGCGCGGCGGTGGCCGGGCTCGCTTTGTCGCACACCATCGGCAAGGCGGTATGGAAAGGATTGTTCAGCAACAAGCTGCCGTTCCTGCGGACCCCGAAAATGAAGGATGCGCCCGCTCTGGTGCAGGGTCTGGTGATGGCGCGCGAGGAGCTGGTTCTGCTCGCCCTCACCTGGGGCGCGCTGCTCGGGGTCGGCTTCGGCCACCATTGGGCGACGCCGGAATCCAAGCTCTGGTGCCTTGTGCTGTTCACCCAGTCGCTGCCCTACCTCGCCTCGGTCAGTGTTTCGATCATCGCAGCCCTGCCTGCCCGGTCGGTCAAGGCGTTGCCGGCTCCGGCCCATGTAGCACTGCCGGTCTCCCGGATGCCAATCTCGGCACGCTCGGCGGCGGGGATTGAGCCTGCGCCGTCCCTGCCCGACCGGGTGGGGATTCCGGTTCAGCCGATCGCGATAGGTTGGCGGAACGCGGCGGTGAACAGGTCGCGGGCGATTTTCACCGGCCCGAGCAGGGTGCCGTGTTCGATTACCACCGCGGCGGCAAAGCGCGGACGTTCGACCGGCGCATAA
- a CDS encoding DNA gyrase inhibitor YacG — translation MTAKPCPICRKPSIPEQAPFCSRRCREVDLGRWFGEDYRVSTIEPLPDEGE, via the coding sequence ATGACCGCGAAACCCTGCCCGATCTGCCGCAAGCCGAGCATTCCCGAACAGGCGCCGTTCTGCTCGCGCCGTTGCCGCGAGGTCGATCTCGGCCGCTGGTTCGGCGAGGATTACAGGGTCTCGACCATCGAGCCATTGCCGGACGAGGGCGAATAA
- a CDS encoding LOG family protein translates to MSHISVTVFCGSSVGVAPDYMQSARDLGAGLAARDMTLVFGGGNVGLMGAVAGAALGSGGTVVGIIPDFLRAREVEFPGLSELIVTDSMHTRKRRMFARADAFVVLPGGLGTLDELMEIVTWKQLERHAKPIILVDILGWAGRVVALLDAVIGAGFARDSARQLWEIVPDVAAALARLDDYSPSSGNGSMVETL, encoded by the coding sequence ATGAGTCACATTTCGGTCACGGTATTTTGCGGGTCTTCAGTCGGCGTCGCGCCCGATTACATGCAGTCGGCGCGCGATCTGGGCGCGGGGCTCGCCGCGCGCGACATGACGCTGGTGTTCGGCGGCGGCAATGTCGGCCTGATGGGCGCCGTCGCGGGCGCGGCCCTGGGCAGCGGCGGCACGGTGGTCGGGATCATTCCCGATTTCCTGCGCGCGCGGGAGGTCGAGTTTCCCGGCCTGTCGGAGTTGATCGTCACCGATTCGATGCACACCCGCAAACGGCGCATGTTCGCCCGGGCCGATGCGTTCGTGGTGCTGCCCGGCGGGCTCGGCACCCTCGACGAGCTGATGGAGATCGTGACGTGGAAGCAGTTGGAGCGCCATGCCAAGCCCATCATCCTGGTCGATATTCTGGGCTGGGCGGGCAGAGTGGTGGCCTTGCTCGATGCGGTCATCGGCGCCGGCTTCGCCCGGGATTCGGCGCGCCAGCTTTGGGAAATCGTGCCGGATGTCGCGGCCGCGCTGGCCCGGCTCGACGATTATTCGCCCTCGTCCGGCAATGGCTCGATGGTCGAGACCCTGTAA
- a CDS encoding radical SAM protein: MGCLEMPRDAAPDFRPGVKADHNTAEAMIPRAPAPVPADARNGGRVKERDEVPSGVYLPNNNILTPHMRSPAYVQMSTAAAITLGVMNGYMHRTSCTRCLNLLLTYPEGCRANCAYCGLARHREASRDYADRNFIRVDWPAVPYDDVLDIMERGGDGDRFHRMCISMITHPNSDDDTRVVLKRWVERVPDVPVSILSNPTTMSRLDVQTLKDLGADIFTVALDAANPDVFDRTRGRGVQSPHSWDKYWDIMKAAAEIFGPEKFGAHLIVGMGESEHDVLTQVQRIRDMGGHSHMFAFFPEKGSLMDHLPAVPRPQWRRVQLARYLIDYRDRRIDDMRFDTTGKLVDYGMPQADLDDIINAGVAFRTSGCPGKEAEDVSACDRPYGDSPARDIASYPFQPNKQDVRLIRRQLASTKS, encoded by the coding sequence ATGGGATGTCTCGAAATGCCGCGCGATGCTGCGCCAGATTTCCGGCCCGGCGTGAAGGCGGATCATAACACCGCCGAGGCCATGATCCCCCGCGCCCCCGCGCCGGTTCCCGCCGATGCCCGCAACGGCGGCAGGGTCAAGGAGCGTGACGAGGTGCCGTCCGGCGTTTACTTGCCTAACAACAACATCCTGACGCCGCATATGCGCTCGCCCGCCTATGTCCAGATGTCGACCGCCGCGGCGATCACCCTCGGCGTGATGAACGGCTACATGCATCGCACGAGTTGCACGCGCTGCCTCAATCTTCTGCTGACCTACCCCGAAGGCTGCCGCGCCAACTGCGCCTATTGCGGCCTCGCCCGCCACCGCGAAGCGAGCCGCGACTATGCCGACCGCAACTTCATCCGGGTCGACTGGCCGGCGGTGCCTTATGACGACGTGCTCGACATCATGGAGCGCGGTGGCGACGGCGACCGCTTCCACCGGATGTGCATCAGCATGATCACCCATCCGAATTCCGATGACGATACCAGGGTCGTTCTGAAACGCTGGGTCGAGCGCGTGCCGGACGTGCCGGTTTCGATCCTGTCGAACCCGACCACGATGAGCCGGCTCGACGTGCAGACCCTCAAGGATCTCGGCGCGGATATTTTCACCGTCGCGCTCGACGCCGCCAACCCGGACGTCTTCGACCGCACGCGGGGCCGCGGCGTGCAGTCGCCCCATTCGTGGGACAAGTACTGGGATATCATGAAGGCCGCCGCCGAGATTTTCGGGCCGGAGAAATTCGGCGCGCATCTGATCGTCGGCATGGGAGAGAGCGAGCACGACGTGCTCACCCAGGTCCAGCGCATCCGGGACATGGGCGGCCATAGCCATATGTTCGCGTTCTTCCCCGAAAAAGGCTCGCTGATGGATCATCTGCCCGCGGTGCCCCGCCCGCAATGGCGGCGGGTGCAGCTCGCGCGCTACCTGATCGATTACCGTGACCGGCGGATCGACGACATGCGGTTCGATACCACCGGAAAGCTGGTCGATTACGGCATGCCGCAGGCGGATCTCGACGACATCATCAACGCTGGTGTCGCCTTCCGCACCTCGGGCTGTCCGGGCAAGGAGGCGGAGGACGTCTCGGCCTGCGACCGGCCCTATGGCGATTCGCCGGCGCGCGACATCGCCTCCTACCCGTTCCAGCCGAACAAGCAGGATGTCCGGTTGATCCGCCGCCAGCTTGCATCGACCAAGAGCTGA
- a CDS encoding Ig-like domain-containing protein has protein sequence MALNAQQTDNEKPGRPALPGWVAPTAIAGLGLVALLGLVFLGGQQHFEPTKPAPKVAASTIASPSVAPGPSFDTVRVDAGGNAVIAGHAAPGSTVTITANGKAIGTVKADRSGSFAFVTSTPLPAGGQQLALSESSPTGQVMASNRSVTVSVPEAPNEGALAVLSGTGKSPSQVLSGQGPQPGTLGLGSVDYDGSGKAVIAGTAKPGATVSLFLGTTKLGTVKADAAGRWTMRTDSLPAKPGTFRLETTSPTGSVLQSMQTAFAPHKVGKLAPGQIVITQGQCLWQIARKLYGKGTDYSLIYRANEASIQNPNLIYPGQHIALPKPATTSG, from the coding sequence ATGGCCCTCAACGCACAGCAAACCGACAATGAAAAGCCCGGTCGCCCTGCCCTTCCCGGGTGGGTCGCGCCGACCGCCATTGCGGGTCTGGGCCTGGTTGCCTTGCTCGGCCTCGTGTTCCTCGGCGGCCAGCAGCATTTCGAGCCGACCAAACCGGCCCCGAAGGTTGCGGCCAGCACCATCGCATCGCCTTCGGTCGCCCCGGGGCCGAGCTTCGATACCGTGCGGGTGGATGCCGGTGGCAACGCGGTGATCGCCGGCCATGCGGCACCCGGCAGCACCGTCACCATCACCGCCAACGGCAAGGCGATCGGCACGGTGAAGGCGGATCGCTCCGGCAGCTTCGCCTTCGTCACCTCCACCCCCCTGCCGGCGGGGGGGCAACAACTTGCCCTGTCGGAATCGAGCCCGACCGGTCAGGTGATGGCGAGCAATCGCAGCGTCACGGTATCCGTGCCGGAGGCGCCGAACGAGGGGGCGCTCGCGGTGCTCAGCGGCACCGGCAAATCGCCCTCGCAGGTGCTGAGCGGCCAGGGGCCGCAACCCGGCACTCTCGGCCTCGGCTCGGTCGATTACGATGGTTCGGGCAAGGCCGTCATCGCGGGAACCGCGAAGCCCGGTGCCACCGTGTCGCTGTTCCTCGGCACCACCAAGCTCGGCACGGTGAAGGCCGATGCAGCCGGGCGCTGGACCATGCGGACCGACAGCCTGCCCGCGAAACCCGGAACCTTCAGGCTGGAAACCACAAGCCCGACCGGCAGCGTCCTGCAATCGATGCAGACGGCCTTCGCCCCGCACAAGGTCGGCAAGCTGGCACCCGGCCAGATCGTGATCACCCAGGGGCAGTGCCTGTGGCAGATCGCGCGCAAGCTCTACGGCAAAGGGACGGATTATTCGCTGATCTACCGTGCCAACGAGGCGAGTATCCAGAATCCCAACCTGATCTATCCCGGCCAGCATATCGCCCTGCCGAAGCCGGCAACGACCTCCGGCTGA
- the kdsA gene encoding 3-deoxy-8-phosphooctulonate synthase: MNVTIGTLTIGNALPFTLISGPCQIESADHAMSVAGALVEMTRALNIGLIFKSSYDKANRTSLGTGRGVGMAAGLQILADIKAKFAIPVLTDVHDAHQCAPVAEVVDVLQIPAFLCRQTDLLLAAGNTGRAINVKKGQFLAPWDMKNVAAKIASTGNERIMLTERGASFGYNTLVSDLRALPIMAQTGYPVVFDATHSVQQPGGQGGSSGGQREFAPILARAALAVGCAALFIECHPDPDNAPSDGPNMIPLARMPALLARLQKFDLVAKAETGQE; this comes from the coding sequence ATGAACGTCACCATCGGCACCCTCACCATCGGCAATGCGCTCCCCTTCACGCTGATCTCCGGCCCCTGCCAGATCGAATCCGCCGATCATGCCATGAGTGTCGCCGGCGCGCTGGTCGAGATGACCCGGGCATTGAATATCGGCCTGATCTTCAAATCGAGCTACGACAAGGCGAACCGCACCTCGCTCGGCACCGGGCGCGGCGTCGGCATGGCGGCGGGGTTGCAGATCCTGGCCGATATCAAGGCGAAATTCGCCATCCCGGTGCTGACCGATGTGCACGACGCCCATCAATGCGCGCCGGTCGCCGAGGTGGTGGACGTGCTGCAGATCCCGGCCTTTCTCTGCCGCCAGACCGATCTTCTGCTCGCCGCCGGCAACACCGGCCGGGCGATCAACGTGAAGAAAGGCCAGTTCCTCGCCCCGTGGGACATGAAGAACGTCGCCGCCAAAATCGCCAGCACCGGCAACGAGCGCATCATGCTCACCGAACGGGGGGCGAGTTTCGGCTACAACACGTTGGTCAGCGACCTCCGGGCGCTGCCGATCATGGCGCAGACCGGCTATCCCGTGGTGTTCGATGCCACCCATTCGGTCCAGCAGCCCGGCGGCCAGGGCGGCTCCTCCGGCGGCCAGCGCGAATTCGCACCTATCCTTGCGCGGGCGGCACTCGCGGTCGGGTGCGCCGCCCTGTTCATCGAATGCCACCCCGACCCGGATAACGCCCCGTCCGACGGTCCCAACATGATCCCGCTGGCCCGCATGCCCGCTCTTCTGGCGCGGTTGCAGAAATTCGATCTTGTGGCCAAGGCCGAGACCGGGCAGGAATGA
- a CDS encoding OmpA family protein: protein MHRPNLLSAAACLAVAGIGLAGCADLPFMHPQPSYVVFFAPFKTNLNPPGIAVVAQAAHKAKIDLLSPVTVTGAADTVGNTPDNVALSNQRAAAVAAQLVADGVAPARITTEGIGPIGSPPDSKQASRTATIVIGRSHAPQ from the coding sequence ATGCATCGCCCGAACCTGTTATCCGCCGCTGCCTGTCTCGCCGTCGCCGGCATCGGTCTGGCGGGCTGCGCGGACCTGCCGTTCATGCACCCTCAACCGTCCTACGTCGTGTTCTTCGCCCCGTTCAAGACCAATCTGAATCCGCCCGGCATCGCCGTCGTCGCCCAGGCCGCGCACAAGGCGAAAATCGACCTGCTCTCTCCGGTCACCGTGACCGGCGCCGCCGACACGGTCGGCAATACTCCTGACAACGTGGCACTCTCGAACCAGCGCGCCGCCGCCGTCGCCGCCCAGCTCGTCGCGGACGGCGTCGCCCCCGCGCGCATCACCACCGAAGGGATTGGCCCGATCGGCAGCCCGCCGGACAGCAAGCAGGCCAGCCGCACCGCGACCATCGTCATCGGCAGGTCGCACGCACCCCAATAG
- a CDS encoding radical SAM protein, with protein MTWNDRLSSIEMFEDIEFNTDIVAALEAAAEARPLAPLRFFTPTFRAYGTEDVKGCNKNSFPAFSITAGACALNCDHCQAKILDPMIPATDPAMLERKVRDLVLLQDLQGFLLSGGSNRRNEVPYERYYPTVEKLKREFPHLKIAMHSALLDDVKARRMEAAGVDVAMTDIIGAQETIRDVYHLDRPVEDFERTLAALSATSMDVVPHIVIGLHYGRILGEFNALDIIARHRVSALVLVVVMPYYAPSNRPFETVTPEDAARVFVAARERLSDVPVQLGCARPAGMHKLITDAYATMAGFDGIAYPAEGIRALATAIGRPVEQAHACCSIALDGLRGRTACAA; from the coding sequence GTGACCTGGAACGACAGATTATCGTCAATCGAGATGTTCGAGGATATTGAATTCAATACGGATATCGTCGCGGCGCTGGAGGCTGCGGCAGAAGCCCGTCCGCTCGCGCCGCTGCGGTTTTTCACGCCGACCTTCCGGGCCTATGGGACCGAGGATGTCAAAGGCTGCAACAAGAACAGTTTTCCGGCCTTTTCGATCACGGCGGGCGCGTGCGCGCTCAACTGCGATCACTGCCAGGCGAAAATTCTCGACCCGATGATCCCGGCGACCGACCCGGCGATGCTCGAACGGAAAGTGCGCGATCTGGTTTTGTTGCAGGACCTCCAGGGGTTTTTGCTGTCGGGTGGCTCCAATCGCCGTAACGAGGTGCCGTATGAGCGCTATTACCCGACCGTGGAAAAACTCAAGCGCGAGTTTCCTCACCTGAAAATCGCGATGCACAGCGCCCTGCTCGATGATGTGAAAGCGCGCCGGATGGAGGCTGCCGGCGTCGATGTCGCGATGACCGATATCATTGGCGCGCAGGAGACGATCCGCGACGTCTATCACCTCGATCGGCCGGTCGAGGATTTCGAACGAACCCTGGCGGCGCTGAGCGCGACCTCGATGGACGTGGTGCCGCATATCGTGATCGGGCTGCATTACGGCCGGATTCTCGGCGAATTCAACGCGCTCGACATCATCGCCCGGCACCGGGTGTCCGCACTCGTCCTGGTCGTGGTGATGCCGTATTACGCGCCCTCAAACCGCCCGTTCGAGACCGTGACGCCGGAGGATGCGGCACGGGTGTTCGTGGCCGCCCGCGAGCGGCTGTCGGATGTGCCGGTCCAGCTCGGCTGCGCCCGCCCGGCGGGGATGCACAAACTCATCACGGATGCCTACGCCACCATGGCCGGGTTCGACGGAATCGCCTATCCCGCCGAGGGAATTCGCGCGCTGGCCACCGCGATCGGCCGACCGGTCGAACAGGCCCATGCATGTTGCTCGATCGCCCTCGATGGTCTGCGCGGGCGCACCGCCTGCGCGGCCTGA
- the infA gene encoding translation initiation factor IF-1: MSKEDMIEFSGTVAELLPNAMFRVKLDNEHVILAHTSGKMRKNRIRVLAGDRVNVEMTPYDLTKGRITFRFK, encoded by the coding sequence ATGTCGAAAGAAGACATGATCGAGTTCAGCGGCACCGTCGCTGAGCTGCTGCCCAATGCCATGTTCCGGGTCAAGCTGGATAATGAACACGTCATTCTGGCGCATACCAGCGGCAAGATGCGCAAAAACCGCATCCGTGTTCTGGCCGGCGACCGCGTGAACGTCGAGATGACGCCCTATGATCTGACCAAGGGCCGGATCACGTTCCGATTCAAGTAA
- a CDS encoding ribonuclease E/G — protein MILAARRRGAVHLALLEAGVLVDYAIWQPDEPDGVGDRYTGRVTARAPALGGVFVDLGAASGFLPDSAGGKSASDGDLLAVRIIRAAQGGKGPRLARAPGEPAGRPGLDARGPGPIAEFRALHPAAPILAEDFELIARLRPDFAGVEHAPSCFAGIEEEIAGLTEPVVRLPGGARAIISPTPALTAIDIDAGAATAERGEKTGLQARLNRALIPELARQIRLRNLNGAILIDFAGMKASARPSLAPDLTQALARDPLKPRLLGFTSLGFAEILRPRIRPPLHEILP, from the coding sequence GTGATCCTTGCCGCGCGACGGCGCGGGGCGGTGCATCTCGCCCTGCTGGAGGCGGGAGTGCTGGTCGATTACGCGATCTGGCAGCCCGATGAACCGGATGGGGTGGGCGATCGCTACACGGGCCGGGTGACCGCCCGGGCCCCGGCGCTCGGCGGCGTCTTTGTCGATCTCGGCGCCGCCAGCGGCTTCCTGCCCGACAGCGCGGGCGGCAAATCGGCATCGGACGGCGATCTGCTCGCGGTGCGGATCATCCGCGCGGCGCAGGGTGGCAAGGGGCCGCGTCTCGCCCGCGCCCCGGGTGAACCGGCGGGCCGGCCTGGCCTCGACGCCCGTGGCCCCGGCCCGATCGCGGAATTCCGTGCCCTGCACCCGGCCGCGCCGATCCTCGCCGAGGATTTCGAGCTGATCGCCCGGCTCCGCCCTGATTTTGCCGGTGTCGAGCATGCGCCGTCCTGCTTTGCCGGGATCGAGGAGGAAATCGCGGGCCTGACCGAGCCGGTCGTGCGTCTCCCCGGCGGCGCGCGTGCGATCATATCCCCGACCCCGGCGCTCACCGCCATCGATATCGACGCGGGGGCCGCAACCGCCGAACGGGGCGAAAAAACCGGGCTGCAGGCGCGACTCAATCGCGCGCTGATCCCCGAACTCGCCCGTCAGATCCGCCTGCGCAACCTCAACGGCGCGATCCTGATCGATTTCGCCGGCATGAAAGCGAGCGCGCGCCCCAGCCTCGCGCCCGACCTGACGCAGGCCCTCGCACGCGATCCGTTGAAACCGCGCCTGCTCGGCTTTACCTCTCTCGGCTTCGCCGAGATTCTGCGCCCCCGTATCCGCCCGCCACTCCACGAGATCCTGCCATGA
- a CDS encoding type 1 glutamine amidotransferase, which produces MITLGVLQHTDSEYLGLMEDHFEGRNIRFHYIRPFTPGATIPATAEGFAGLIVLGAGPRGAVSGDLLASLGPELRLIRDAIARQLPIVGLGLGAAMLAIATGGGAEDTRLRLEVVRARRSDPAALGGMMPVEFPIVIYGRDRAILPPGAEILATTTGNEPAVFRINNNCLGFIGHPGIKRAMIEDLVMEFDEAPEDITPGLVRLGEEQRAIADALTPIMVGLIKVTGWMG; this is translated from the coding sequence ATGATCACACTCGGCGTTCTGCAACACACCGATTCCGAATATCTCGGCCTCATGGAAGACCATTTCGAAGGCCGCAACATCCGGTTTCACTATATCCGGCCGTTCACGCCGGGGGCGACGATCCCGGCCACCGCCGAAGGTTTCGCGGGTCTGATCGTGCTCGGTGCCGGTCCGCGCGGCGCGGTCAGCGGCGATCTGCTGGCGAGCCTGGGCCCGGAACTCCGCCTGATCCGCGATGCGATCGCCCGGCAATTGCCCATCGTCGGCCTCGGCCTCGGGGCCGCCATGCTGGCGATCGCAACGGGAGGCGGTGCCGAAGATACCAGACTGCGCCTGGAGGTTGTGCGTGCCCGTCGCAGCGATCCCGCGGCGCTGGGCGGCATGATGCCGGTGGAATTTCCGATCGTGATCTATGGGCGCGATCGTGCGATTCTGCCGCCGGGCGCTGAAATTCTCGCCACCACCACCGGCAACGAGCCGGCGGTCTTCAGGATCAACAATAATTGTCTCGGCTTCATCGGGCATCCGGGCATCAAGCGCGCCATGATCGAGGACCTCGTCATGGAGTTCGACGAAGCGCCCGAGGACATCACGCCCGGTCTTGTACGCCTGGGCGAGGAACAGCGGGCGATTGCCGATGCGCTCACGCCGATCATGGTCGGCCTCATAAAAGTCACCGGATGGATGGGCTGA